The Paramisgurnus dabryanus chromosome 24, PD_genome_1.1, whole genome shotgun sequence genome contains the following window.
ATCTGGCCAATAGTTGCATCAGTTCCAGTTGTTATGCTAACAAAACTTATCTTTGATtgtacaaaaaataatttttctaGCGCGTACCAGCAACGTGCTAATTCATAACCACAGGGATTACGAAGTGCACATGTTTAGATGGTCAAACATGAATGTTTCGAAAATCCAGCTTTTATGATGTGATGCTGTCAATAAAGTTTACAGGACTGTTCGTGATGACTCGATTCAGTGCATAATTTCAGGACACTTTTTCAATTGTGCATAAGATACTGGTGGAAGTAGATGCCGAACAGACTGCTGATGAGTTGGCAGGCCGCAACCCACCAAGTGAGGAAGGCAAAGATGCCTCTGAAAAAGAGGGGGGTGAGGACCCCACGTAAGGCAGCGAACAACTCTGTCAAGTGGGCCACGGTGGCTTGGACATCTTCTTCAATGTCTTCCATGTCCTCGTCATCTTCAAGCCTGGGGGCCGGCGAAGGCATGACGGGAATGATGGGAGCGGGGGTCACGCCTGGAGTTTCTGCTCCGAGTCCCCATGAGAAGTCACCTGAGAAGAATGGTAACATTAGCTTAGATTTTTAACTAGAGATGCAATacagatggtttaaaagtgcattttattttttcttgccaaaaatggcaatcgtttcgctagataagatccttatgcctcgtttgggatcatttagaatTCTTTGAACCTGcaatttttaaactgcattaaagtgttggggtccattaaaatgagaaaaatcctccaaaaacataatttcttctggactcaacaaagaaagacatccacttttttgaatgacatggtggggagtaaattatctggatttttttttaaagaaaattgactaatcctttaacagaGCACTATGATCTCATTGGAAGCTTGCCGACTTCCGGCAACACATTGACGACTGAATGGGGCGTGTCCAGCGCCTCAGcgaagttaagaaaagtttaacttaatGCAAATGATGAGATTGTGGGAGCGACTACTAATGAGAAGGAAAAAGTGGATGGAGTTCACATCACCATTCTCTTGTCAATTACTGGAGTGGACGATACTCGTATGACAACCAAAATTAGGAAcgacctcattgaaagagacaagCGACACACAGTGACAAAGCCATTTGTAATGTGTACGGGGCATAACGGTGGATGCATTGACCAACCTAGAGATTTGAGCGCCATCGTTGAGAAGAGGACAAGCAGAACAGGCAAAATATACTGCAGGGTGACCACTGTCAGGTAGCAGAAAATTCGTGTCACCTGCACAAACAAACAAGTTTTCATTATTACATCAAATTGTAAAATTTTGCGCATTTTTGTAAACGGCATCACTGTTGAAGTGAGCCCTAATGTTTGTACATAAAGACAAAAATTGCTGTGAAATGCCATCGTGCCTTTCTCTGGATGTCAAGGGCAGCAATACGCCCCGCCTCTTTTTTCATTTGCTCCACCCACTTCTGAGCCAGGTTGAGGTAAGCCTGCAGGTGGTACCTCGTGAGCAGAAGCCGCAAAACACAGAGGCCCACGATCGTCCACAGACGCACCGAGTTGAAGGCTGAACTGGAGAGTCTATGAAATGGGAAAAAAGATGTAGATATAAAGAAACTTGACTTCAAActtattaatttaaataaaaaattatgaaatgcaCATACAAGGTGACTGAAGTTTTTCCCAAGGGTGCATTGCCAAGAAAGTCGCGAGCAATAGGTTTGATCCATAATACCAGAATAACCAGTGGAGACAGAAAACTCATATGTAACAgaattctgaaaaaaaaaaagaaaattcaagTTGTTTTGGCAGATATATGTTTCAATACAGAATATCAAGAAATGACCTCTTACTGAATGATTGGACGGTCAGCATTCATCTGAACAGCGTCCAGGTGAGTTTGGGCCAATCGCAGTCCGGGGAAAGCGAGGAGAGCTCCGATGAAGGCACAAATAACAGCCAGACCCAACTTTACAGTCAGCTTGGTAAAGGGAATTCTGACCCaagacacaaataaataaaatttgacTGTCTTGATGAAGAATTTGTAATGGATCCAAACATCAGTGTATTACTTACGACCACTCGTAGCCGTGCTGTTTGGCAAAGACTTCGAAATTGTCAAAGAGACTGGTAAAACCTGcaaaaatgtatacaaataatttaaatatctATGTGATGTATGTAAACGTACACTACTTTAAATAAACCACATACCAGGCTCAAGGCCGAACTCCAAGTAGTCTTCTCTCACTACAAGAACCAGCATGGCCACGAGCAGAGATAAGAAGCCGAAAGCCATACATACCGAGCGCTCTCCACCCTCCTCAGAACTGAAATAGTGGCTCATGAGGACATACAGGGTCCTCCTTAAAACTTTGGTCAAGGAGAACATGTTTTTTGAAAAGGGAACGATACTTTAAAATACTACTAAGTTCAATCTTATTAAAGGCTCAGGGTTTGTGACTGCAGAGATGAAGGATACAGGCAGAAGAAAACAGTCAGCACACACCAGATGGCAGCGATATTGACCTCCTTGCTGGCGTCCACAATGCTGTAATAGCCTTCGGTGAAGAGGTAGATCCCTGTGGCATAGACTGCAAAGTCGATAAGCCACTGGTACTCAACGAAGAACCGCAAAACTGTGGAGAAAAGAGAACATGGGGATGACAGAATGAGCTGGGCTTAGTCTTTAAAGGGGacgtatcatgaaaatctgacttttttcatgttacagtgctacaaccccaaatcagaaaaagttgggacactgtagaaattgtgagtaaaaaaggaatggaataatttacaaatctcacaaacttatattttatttacaatagaatatagataaaatatcaaatgttgaaagtgagacattttgaaatgtcatgccaaatattggctcattttggatttcatgagagctacacattccaaaaaaagttgggacaggtagcaataagaggccagaaaatttaaatgtacaaataaggAAAAGCTTAAGGACTTATTTGCAACTTCtaaggtcaattggcaacatgattgggtataaaaaagcctgtcagagtggcagtgtctcccagaggtcaagatgggcagagaatcaccaattcccccaatgctgcggcgaaaaatagttttctgagtttctcagagaaaaattgcaaagagtttgaagttatcatcatctacagtgcaaaatatcatccaaagattcagagaatctggaacaatctctgtgcttAAGGGTCAAGGatggaaaaccatacttgatgctTGTGAACTTCGggcccttagacggcactgcatcacatacaggaatgctactgtaatggaaatcataacatgggctctggaatacttccagaaaacattgtcggtgaacacaatccactgtgccattcgccgttgccagctaaaactctaaaagtcaaacaagaagccatatctatacatgatccagaagcacaggcgttttctctgggacagctcatttaaaatgaactttggcaaagtggaaaactgttctgtggtcagacgaatcaaaatttgaagttctttttggaaaactgggacgccatttcatccggactaaagaggacaaggacatcccaagttgttattagtgctcatttcagaaacctgcatctctgatggtttggggttgcatgagtgcgtgtggcatgggcagcttacacatctggaaaggcaccatcaatgctgaaaggtttatccaagttttagagcaacatatgctcccattcagacgtctctttcagggaagaccttgcattttccaacatgacaatgccagaccacatactgcatcaattacaacgtcAAGACTGCGTaaaagaaggatctgagtactgaaatggccagcctgcagtccagatctttcacccatagaaaacattcgccgcatcataaagaggaagatacgacaaagaagacctaagacagttgagcaactagaagcctatttagacaagaatgggacaacattcctattcctaaacattggtcctcctccagctgttccttatatgtacatttaagttttccggcctcttattgctacttgtcccaactttttttggaatgtgtagctctcatgaaatccaaaatgagccaatatttggcatgacatttcaaaatgtctcacattctacatttgatatgttatctatattctattgtgaataaaatataagtttatgagatttgtaaattattccattcattttttactcacaatttctacagtgtcccaactttttctgagtTGGGGTtgtataattgggtccccagtgcttgtataaacctagaaaatgtggaaaagatcaacccagtaacttagttttggtaaaccattctctgcaagcatgtgaaaaaatagctcattgaatttggctcccctgtgatgtcagaaggggataataccaccccttaatctgcactatccaaccacggcactgctcatttgcattttaaaggacacacccaaaaacagcaaatttttgtGCATATGTCCGGGAcaccaaaaaaattatttgacatcttaaaaaagtcttgtgaaatgcccCCTTTAAAGGGAATATGGAATATATGCACATATGGAAAACATATAAAAGTCTCATAggtaaaatataacaaaaacatGATTCTAAAGAGGCCAACATTTTTAATGTAAGAAACAATGAAATTGACAACATAATAAGAAAACTTTTAGA
Protein-coding sequences here:
- the tmem161a gene encoding transmembrane protein 161A, which translates into the protein MALMGVQLVVSLLAVSIMQRMAPHLSFARWLLCNGSLFRFKHPSEGELCALAGKQIPKTGRRERRQNGHGESKPLTVPKDIDLHLDSAPVNVMDALVLRFFVEYQWLIDFAVYATGIYLFTEGYYSIVDASKEVNIAAIWCVLTVFFCLRTLYVLMSHYFSSEEGGERSVCMAFGFLSLLVAMLVLVVREDYLEFGLEPGFTSLFDNFEVFAKQHGYEWSIPFTKLTVKLGLAVICAFIGALLAFPGLRLAQTHLDAVQMNADRPIIQILLHMSFLSPLVILVLWIKPIARDFLGNAPLGKTSVTLLSSSAFNSVRLWTIVGLCVLRLLLTRYHLQAYLNLAQKWVEQMKKEAGRIAALDIQRKVTRIFCYLTVVTLQYILPVLLVLFSTMALKSLGDFSWGLGAETPGVTPAPIIPVMPSPAPRLEDDEDMEDIEEDVQATVAHLTELFAALRGVLTPLFFRGIFAFLTWWVAACQLISSLFGIYFHQYLMHN